The Drosophila yakuba strain Tai18E2 chromosome X, Prin_Dyak_Tai18E2_2.1, whole genome shotgun sequence DNA segment ATCTACCGCACATTTGGTTCTTTTTAACCAGTCCCGACACCCTGACACCCTGACACCCTGTACCCAAAACCCCACCCAAAACTCCCACCTATGCAAACCCAATCGAAACCCAACACAGGCAACGGTGCTGCGATTGAGTTTGAAAAAAAGAGACACTAGTGACAACCGCAAGAAAAAATTGACAACTtgcaagtaaaacaaaataaaaaccgaaaaaaaaaaacagaataacTAAAAgggaaatcaaaataatactaaacattttatatatacaacAAATCAATCAGGCCAAACATGTTTCAAAATTTTGCTAAACTTAACAAACAATTGATAAATCacaatcaaaatcgaaatcgagaGCGAGCGAAAAAATGAACGCATACAAATTGGAAATTGAAGTCGAAATTGAACCGAAAATCGAGAAATGCGAATCGAGTCAAAAAAAGACAAGACAAATTGGTTTAAAGCATCCACGAAATTCGTGACAAATTATCAACGATCAGAGCACACCCAAATTGGCAAAATAGACACCACAAAATTATCCACCAGTTTACAAGGTCGTCCCCAAGGTCgtggcaactgcaactgcaattgcaaatgcaactgcCAGCGATCGGGGTGCAAATTTCCGAATTCGAACCCAACCGAAACGAATCCGATTCGGACTCGGATTCGAATTCGAATTTGAGCCGCGTTCCCCATCTGCGGCATTATGAACTGTGCAATTCGAGTTCAAAGTTCAACAACAACCATCACAAACtagccacagcaacagcaacaacaacagaaacagctACAGCAACAAAACAGTCAACAAACCGTTTTATTACCATTTTATTTCCATGCGttttccccaaaaaaaaaaataataataaaaccaaaaccaaaaaaaaggaaatgagAACCAACCCGAAACCGAAATCGAAAATAGAAACTCCGAAAATGCGAGATATTGCGAATCGCACTCCGAAAACGAATCTGAATTTAAATCTGAACTCGAACAGCGTTTTTTCAAACACAAAATTCCTTGATCAAAACCAATGAGAGCCAGATAAATTCCGcacaaaaaatcaaatgaagcAACCGACCTAAGCAAAAGATTGAATTAAAACAGTTTATGGAAAAGCAAAGTTAGCAAATGTACATTGTTTTGAGCCTGGATTTGTTAGTGTTATAAAAgtaaaccaaacaaacaacaaacatacAGAAACAGATactaaaacagaaacagatactaatacagatacagatacagatacagatacagatacagatacagatacagatacagatacagatacagatacagatacagatacagatacagatacagatacagatacagaaacaGATACACTGACGTGGACGAAGCTACACATTAACACCGCAACAAACTAGACGTGAACGCACAGACTGCtacaactactactactaccacACACAACTAAACAACAAGAAAcaacccaaaccaaaccaaacaaacaaacaaacaaacaaaccaaataaCAACAAAGTCAAATATACAGAAAAGTCACTATTGtctctttttttcttctcttccTTTCTAAATGACCGTTTAGGTGGCAGCACCGGCAGCCTACTCAGTGGCGTCATTGTGCCCGGCGGTAGTGGTGGCACCCCTAGTAATAGtagtagcaacaacaacaacaacaacaatcaacaacaaaaagtagAACAACAGTCATCACCACACCAACTcctccaacaacaacatcatTCCACACCACATACCAACAGTCCACAACTGAAGCAGGAACAACCGAAGTCGGGCGCCGGGAGCTGCAAGTCCAGCGACCTGCACATTGCAGCGGGCAGTGAGCGCAGCCTCTCCCGATCCTCCCAAGGAATGCCAGACGCCGGCGGGCACAGTGCCACGCCCTCGCCCACCGCCGCCTATCACAAGCGCGAGAGGGAGCGCGAAAGAGAGCGCGAACGGGAGCGTGAGCGGGAACGATCGCTCGACCATGAGCGCGACATGGAGAGACCAGGCGGCACGGGATccccaccaccgccgccgccgtcgcacCACTCACATTTCGGCCAGCACCCACTGTCGCTGTTGCCCAGCCACCACCAGTTGCACGCCACCCACCACGAACTGagcgccgccgccgcccaccACGCTCACGCCCATGCGCATGCCGCCCACGCCCATGCCTTGGCCCGCGCCGGATCGCCCATGGAGCACCACCACCTGTTGCACCACAGACGCGCCTCGCTCTCGCCCTCAGGCGCCGTTTCCTCCGCCAGCGGAGCGGGCGGACGCGGAGGCGGAGGTGGCGGACCAGGTGGACCAGGCGGCAGCCTGCTGTCATCTGTGCGCGCCCAGGACGTGGCGCAGGCCAATAGACTCCTCCTGCCCCTGCCACTCAACGCCTGCCACCGGTGCGACGTGTGCGGCAAACTGCTGAGCACCAAGCTCACGCTGAAGCGCcacaaggagcagcagcacctgcAGCCGCTGAACAACGCCGTGTGCAACCTGTGCCACAAGGTCTTCCGCACGCTGAACTCGCTGAACAACCACAAGAGCATCTATCATCGCCGCCAGAAGAACCACCACTCGTACTTCCATCACGGCGCCGGTGTGAGCCAAGCGGGCAGTCCGGGCAGCAGGCTGCATCAGTCCCTCAGTTCGCTGAgcgcagcagcggcggcggccaaCAATAGCGTCAATGTGGGCGGTGGAGCGGTCGGCGGGGCTGGGGGCAATGCAGTGGCTgctgccgcagccgcagcagccgcgGCGGCCGAACTGCTTCTCTCTCCGATCGTTGGAGCCGCTGCCGTGGCCGGGGGCACGGCCAGCTCCACGCTCCAGCTGGCGGCGgcgcaccagcagcagcagcaacagtcgTCGCCGGGCATTGTCAAGCCGTGCATGGACTTCTTATAAGATCAGCAGCAACTCTTGCAGCAGCTGTTCCACGTGGCGCTCAACAACTccgcggcggcagcggcggctgcagcggcagcagctgcggcGGGTGGATCTGGAGGAGGTCCAGGCGGAGTGGGAGGGGGAGTGGGAGTAGGAGCTGGGCCGGAGTCGATCAACGGAGGCGGACAGGAGTACGGCGGAGTGCAGGGGCCCAGTGGCACGCCCACTGTCGATCTCACCCAGCTGGAGCATACGGCCGGTGGCGGTGGATTCTcagccgcagccgccgccgccgccctaCAGCACCACCTGCCACACCACCTAGCACACCAGCATCCGATGTCCCACCAACATCCCCACCAGCTGACGCACCCGCACCCCCACCCCCATCCGCACCAGCATCCATATGAACGCATGAATTTACTAGACCAATAAGCGAGGCGCCAGAAAGTATGCTACGAATGATGATCGGGCACCAGACACATGCACACGCGCACacaaaggcacacacacacacacacacgcaaagaaggagaaggagaaggaggaaaaaggaaaaggaggaGAAGAACCGACCGAACGAAAAGGAGCAGAGGGAGATTAGGACTACTACTACCACGTAGACATTTCAATTTCGGATCTCACAGAACGGAAAATTCAAAGACTTTTTCGGCCAGaacaaaaacgaaagaaaactGAAATACAATGGCGAACATCGAGTTAAAGCAATGATAAAATGATGAAAGCGCAAGCAAGGAGAGGAAAGGAagacaaaaacatttttaggcaaatggaaaaactgTGATTATTTACGACTTGATTATAAAgcaagcaaaaacaaaggtCTTTTACGATAAAGCTATATATGTA contains these protein-coding regions:
- the LOC6523936 gene encoding broad-complex core protein isoform X1 — translated: MDDTQHFCLRWNNYQSSITSAFENLRDDEAFVDVTLACEGRSIKAHRVVLSACSPYFRELLKSTPCKHPVILLQDVNFMDLHALVEFIYHGEVNVHQKSLQSFLKTAEVLRVSGLTQQQAEDTHSHLAQIQNLANSGGRTPLNTHTHSLPHPHHGSLHDDGGSSTLFSRQGAGSPPPTAVPSLPSHINNQLLKRMAMMHRSSAAAAAEESSHALKRLRGSDNGLPLSGVVGSGSNNNSPDLPPLHARSASPQQTPADFSTIKHHNNNNTPPLKEEKRNGPTGNGNSGNNNGNGTSNGNGISISDKLGSLTPSPLARAGADDVKSEPMELVCSNNNANANDEHSNDSTGEHDANRSSSGDGGKGSLSSGNDEEIGDGLASHHAAPQFIMSPAENKMFHAAAFNFPNIDPSALLGLNTQLQQSGDLAVSPQGGSTGSLLSGVIVPGGSGGTPSNSSSNNNNNNNQQQKVEQQSSPHQLLQQQHHSTPHTNSPQLKQEQPKSGAGSCKSSDLHIAAGSERSLSRSSQGMPDAGGHSATPSPTAAYHKRERERERERERERERERSLDHERDMERPGGTGSPPPPPPSHHSHFGQHPLSLLPSHHQLHATHHELSAAAAHHAHAHAHAAHAHALARAGSPMEHHHLLHHRRASLSPSGAVSSASGAGGRGGGGGGPGGPGGSLLSSVRAQDVAQANRLLLPLPLNACHRCDVCGKLLSTKLTLKRHKEQQHLQPLNNAVCNLCHKVFRTLNSLNNHKSIYHRRQKNHHSYFHHGAGVSQAGSPGSRLHQSLSSLSAAAAAANNSVNVGGGAVGGAGGNAVAAAAAAAAAAAELLLSPIVGAAAVAGGTASSTLQLAAAHQQQQQQSSPGIVKPCMDFL